A genomic window from Streptomyces broussonetiae includes:
- a CDS encoding VOC family protein: MINGAHVVLYSRDPEADRAFLRGTLCWNYVDAGRGWLIFKAPPAEVACHPTEGEPAHELMLMCDDLDETRRQLTERGVEFTRPVEEVRWGRVTALRLPGGGELALYEPRHPRP; encoded by the coding sequence GTGATCAACGGTGCACATGTGGTGCTCTACAGCCGGGACCCGGAGGCCGACCGGGCCTTTCTGCGCGGCACGCTCTGCTGGAACTACGTCGACGCGGGCCGCGGATGGCTCATCTTCAAGGCGCCGCCCGCCGAGGTGGCCTGCCACCCCACCGAGGGTGAGCCCGCGCACGAGCTGATGCTCATGTGCGACGACCTCGACGAGACCCGGCGTCAACTCACCGAGCGGGGAGTGGAGTTCACCCGGCCGGTGGAGGAGGTCCGCTGGGGCCGGGTGACCGCGCTGCGGCTGCCGGGCGGTGGCGAGCTGGCGCTGTACGAGCCACGCCACCCACGTCCGTAG
- a CDS encoding TetR/AcrR family transcriptional regulator — MGEAQARRGPRERMVFSAAQLIRRDGIAATGMREVAALADAPRGSLQHYFPGGKEQLVNEAVGWAGRYAGKRIARFVADLDEPSPSALFAAMIAQWTDEYEAQGFGGGCPVAAATVERASAGGATREAVAAAFATWREPLTGALGDMGVPAARAEALATLMISTLEGAIILARAEQDVRPLRTVVAELGPLLDAAVPPAS, encoded by the coding sequence ATGGGTGAGGCACAGGCGCGGCGGGGCCCGCGGGAGCGGATGGTCTTCAGTGCGGCCCAGCTGATCCGGCGCGACGGGATCGCCGCGACCGGGATGCGGGAGGTCGCGGCCCTCGCGGACGCGCCGCGCGGCTCTCTTCAGCACTACTTCCCGGGTGGCAAGGAACAGCTGGTCAACGAGGCGGTGGGGTGGGCGGGGCGGTACGCGGGCAAGCGGATCGCACGCTTTGTCGCCGACCTGGACGAGCCGAGCCCGAGCGCTCTGTTCGCGGCGATGATCGCGCAGTGGACCGACGAGTACGAGGCGCAGGGCTTCGGCGGGGGTTGCCCGGTGGCCGCCGCCACGGTCGAGCGGGCGTCGGCCGGCGGGGCGACCCGCGAGGCCGTGGCCGCCGCGTTCGCCACGTGGCGGGAGCCGCTCACCGGGGCCCTCGGCGACATGGGGGTCCCCGCCGCCCGCGCCGAGGCCCTGGCCACGCTGATGATCAGCACCCTGGAGGGCGCGATCATCCTGGCCCGCGCCGAGCAGGACGTACGGCCGCTGCGGACGGTCGTGGCGGAACTGGGTCCCCTGCTCGACGCGGCGGTGCCGCCGGCCTCGTGA
- a CDS encoding shikimate dehydrogenase, whose amino-acid sequence MAKDSYLVGLVGAGIGPSLSPALHQREADRQGLRYLYRLLDLDVLGVAPQAVGELVRAARDLGFDGLNITHPCKQLVLEHLDALDPQAEALGAVNTVVLDAGGRAVGHNTDVTGFAASFARGLPDAPLERVVQLGAGGAGAAVAHAVLTLGAGRVTVVDALPGRAVGLADSLVRHFGPGRAQAAGPDELPELLAQADGAGGLVHATPTGMAAHPGLPLRAPLLRPGVWVAEVVYRPLETELVRVARERGCAVLPGGGMAVFQAADSFRLFTGVEPDRARMLADFEELAGAESSVACAG is encoded by the coding sequence GTGGCCAAGGACTCGTATCTCGTCGGGTTGGTCGGGGCAGGCATAGGCCCCTCGCTCAGCCCCGCCCTGCACCAGCGGGAGGCGGACCGGCAGGGCCTGCGTTACCTCTACCGCCTCCTCGACCTCGACGTTCTCGGCGTGGCCCCGCAGGCGGTCGGCGAGCTGGTCCGGGCCGCCCGCGACCTCGGCTTCGACGGGCTGAACATCACCCATCCCTGCAAGCAGCTCGTCCTCGAGCACCTCGACGCGCTCGACCCGCAGGCCGAGGCGCTCGGCGCGGTCAACACGGTCGTCCTCGACGCGGGCGGCCGGGCCGTCGGCCACAACACCGACGTCACCGGATTCGCCGCCTCCTTCGCGCGCGGTCTGCCGGACGCCCCGCTGGAACGGGTCGTCCAGCTCGGCGCGGGCGGTGCGGGCGCCGCCGTGGCACACGCCGTGCTCACGCTGGGAGCCGGGCGGGTGACCGTCGTCGACGCGCTGCCCGGCCGGGCCGTCGGCCTTGCCGACTCCCTCGTCCGGCACTTCGGCCCCGGCCGGGCGCAGGCCGCGGGCCCTGACGAGCTGCCGGAGCTGCTCGCGCAGGCCGACGGGGCCGGTGGGCTTGTGCACGCCACGCCCACCGGGATGGCGGCCCATCCCGGGCTGCCGCTGCGTGCGCCGTTGCTCCGGCCCGGGGTGTGGGTCGCCGAGGTGGTGTACCGGCCGCTGGAGACGGAGTTGGTGCGGGTCGCGCGGGAACGTGGCTGTGCGGTGCTGCCCGGAGGCGGGATGGCCGTGTTCCAGGCTGCGGATTCCTTCCGGCTGTTCACGGGAGTGGAGCCGGACCGTGCGCGGATGCTGGCCGACTTCGAGGAGCTGGCCGGGGCGGAGAGTTCGGTCGCCTGTGCCGGATGA
- a CDS encoding NAD(P)-dependent oxidoreductase, producing MNVGFIGLGVMGRPMALRLASAGTPLVVWNRTPQRTAPLRAAGAQVAADPGEVFARTDVVLLMLADEAAVDTVLARGTPAFGTRVAGRTVVHMGTTSPEYSHALESDVRAAGGHYVEAPVSGSRVPAEQGQLVAMLAGDEEAVTAVRPLLAPLSRETFACGEVPGALLMKLSVNLFLITLVTGLTEAYHFAERQGLDRRLFLDVLDAGPMASPVSRMKAPKLHERDFTVQAAALDVLKNNRLIAESARRAGLASPLLDACHALFEETVARGYGDEDMVAVLRAIEARTTEGV from the coding sequence GTGAACGTGGGTTTCATCGGACTCGGAGTGATGGGCCGGCCCATGGCACTGCGCCTGGCGTCCGCCGGCACTCCCCTCGTGGTCTGGAACCGCACCCCGCAGCGCACCGCACCCCTGCGCGCCGCCGGTGCCCAAGTCGCCGCGGATCCCGGCGAGGTGTTCGCGCGCACGGACGTGGTGCTGCTGATGCTCGCCGACGAAGCCGCCGTCGACACCGTCCTCGCCCGCGGCACACCCGCCTTCGGCACCCGCGTCGCGGGACGCACCGTGGTCCACATGGGCACGACGTCCCCCGAGTACTCGCACGCCCTGGAGTCCGACGTCCGCGCCGCCGGCGGCCACTACGTCGAGGCTCCCGTCTCCGGATCGCGGGTCCCGGCCGAACAGGGGCAACTGGTCGCCATGCTCGCCGGCGACGAGGAAGCCGTGACCGCCGTACGCCCCCTGCTCGCGCCCCTGTCCCGGGAGACGTTCGCCTGCGGCGAGGTGCCCGGCGCCCTGTTGATGAAACTCTCCGTCAACCTGTTCCTGATCACCCTGGTCACCGGACTGACCGAGGCCTACCACTTCGCCGAACGCCAGGGCCTGGACCGCCGCCTGTTCCTCGACGTCCTCGACGCGGGCCCGATGGCCAGCCCGGTCTCCCGGATGAAGGCACCCAAGCTGCACGAGCGGGACTTCACGGTGCAGGCCGCCGCACTGGACGTCCTGAAGAACAACCGCCTCATCGCCGAGTCCGCCCGCAGGGCCGGCCTGGCCTCACCGCTCCTGGATGCGTGCCACGCGCTGTTCGAGGAGACCGTTGCGCGGGGGTACGGCGACGAGGACATGGTCGCCGTACTGCGGGCGATCGAGGCGCGGACGACCGAGGGGGTGTAG
- a CDS encoding MFS transporter — MNRRWTLASSVAGAVVVALDGTVLTVAQPRLQRDLGATFAEVQWTSTGYLVAVASLLVFAGRLGDRYGHRRAFALGMLGFGAVSAAIGLAPGVEWVIGLRAVQGVFGALLQPATLGMLRVAFPAELLARPLAVRTAAIGLAAAAGPLVGGALVTHLGWRAVFFVNVLPALVFGLPALLRPERTPPGDARTALDIPGAALLTLTLACLVDALSAGAVNRSSALFLAATGAALLVRHERRTARPLLPPGLVGSRAVGAGLGVLVAVSASLFGTLFVATYVLQRGLGLDPLVSALRSLPLAALMVVSAALCPVLLRRFGTRGTTAVAATVLALGVLVLSRAGSVPVFGCGFALLGAGFGTVMVAATHAIVSAAEPAVAGVAGGLQQTVLNVGPALGVAGASALLDAGTGPALLVLAAVAGLAVPAAWALSGRGRVASVTPVAEDHLPDGVPARR, encoded by the coding sequence GTGAACCGGCGGTGGACGCTGGCGAGCAGCGTGGCGGGCGCGGTGGTCGTCGCGCTGGACGGTACGGTCCTCACGGTCGCGCAGCCGCGTCTGCAAAGAGATCTGGGCGCGACGTTCGCCGAGGTGCAGTGGACCAGTACGGGATATCTGGTCGCGGTGGCGAGCCTGCTGGTGTTCGCGGGGCGGCTCGGTGACCGGTACGGGCACCGGCGGGCGTTCGCGCTCGGCATGCTGGGATTCGGGGCGGTGTCGGCGGCCATCGGTCTCGCGCCCGGTGTGGAGTGGGTCATCGGACTGCGGGCGGTGCAGGGGGTGTTCGGGGCGCTGTTGCAGCCGGCCACGCTGGGCATGCTGCGGGTGGCGTTCCCGGCGGAGCTGCTGGCGAGGCCGCTCGCCGTGCGGACGGCGGCGATCGGGCTGGCGGCGGCAGCGGGACCGCTGGTGGGCGGGGCGCTGGTGACGCATCTGGGCTGGCGGGCGGTGTTCTTCGTGAACGTGCTGCCGGCGCTCGTCTTCGGCCTGCCGGCCCTCCTGCGCCCCGAGCGGACCCCGCCCGGCGACGCCCGGACCGCGCTGGACATCCCGGGCGCCGCACTGCTCACGCTGACCCTGGCCTGCCTGGTGGACGCGCTGAGCGCCGGGGCCGTCAACCGGTCGTCGGCCCTCTTCCTCGCCGCGACCGGCGCCGCCTTACTCGTCCGGCACGAGCGGCGTACGGCGCGTCCGCTGCTGCCGCCGGGCCTGGTCGGCTCACGGGCGGTCGGGGCGGGGCTCGGTGTCCTGGTCGCGGTGTCGGCGTCCCTGTTCGGCACGCTCTTCGTGGCCACGTACGTGCTCCAACGCGGCCTCGGGCTCGACCCCTTGGTGAGTGCGCTGCGCAGTCTGCCGCTGGCGGCGCTGATGGTGGTGTCCGCCGCGCTGTGCCCGGTGCTGCTGCGCCGGTTCGGAACGCGCGGTACGACGGCAGTGGCTGCGACCGTGCTCGCGCTCGGTGTTCTCGTGCTGTCCCGGGCCGGGTCCGTGCCGGTGTTCGGCTGCGGTTTCGCGCTGCTGGGCGCCGGGTTCGGGACGGTGATGGTGGCGGCCACCCATGCGATCGTCTCCGCGGCGGAGCCGGCCGTGGCCGGGGTGGCGGGCGGGCTCCAGCAGACCGTGCTGAACGTGGGCCCCGCTCTCGGCGTGGCCGGCGCGAGTGCGCTGCTGGACGCCGGGACCGGGCCGGCGCTGCTCGTCCTGGCGGCCGTCGCCGGGCTCGCGGTACCGGCGGCCTGGGCGCTGTCCGGGCGGGGCCGCGTCGCGTCCGTCACACCCGTTGCCGAAGATCACCTCCCGGACGGTGTTCCTGCGCGACGATGA
- a CDS encoding serine hydrolase domain-containing protein codes for MAQLRQEVDPGEAGLDAKALDRLDRCFADHVDAGRLPGFLLALARGGRVAHLTTYGRRDVAAGLPVTPDTLWRIYSMTKPVTAVAVLQLMEEGRLGLDDPLERHLPAFADLRVYEGGSGAGMRTRPAAGPVLLRHLLTHTAGLTFGFYHTHPVDARYRESGLEYSVPPGADLAETVEVYARMPLQFEPGTQWNYSVASNVLGRVIEVVSGQPLDAFFAERILGPLGMTDTGFHVTAEQAPRLAELYGERDEGGIAPVPGLPVHGRPRCLSGSGGLVSSAYDFHRFMEMLRRGGELDGVRLLSADSVTLMTGNRLPGGAVLRAFGSPVHQEPGNDGLGFGFNVSVVVDPSRTLAPSSLGAYGWTGVATTAFWVDPAHELTVQFMTQLRPRTLKVFPQLRRLVSETLVQ; via the coding sequence ATGGCACAGCTGCGACAGGAAGTCGACCCGGGTGAGGCGGGGTTGGACGCGAAGGCGCTGGACCGCCTGGACCGCTGCTTCGCCGACCACGTCGACGCGGGGCGGCTGCCCGGCTTTCTGCTGGCCCTGGCCCGGGGCGGGCGGGTCGCGCACCTCACGACGTACGGGCGACGCGATGTCGCGGCCGGTCTTCCTGTCACGCCGGACACGTTGTGGCGGATCTACTCGATGACCAAGCCGGTCACCGCCGTCGCGGTGCTGCAGCTCATGGAGGAGGGCCGGCTCGGCCTGGACGATCCGCTGGAGCGCCATCTGCCGGCATTCGCCGACCTGCGGGTGTACGAGGGCGGCTCGGGCGCCGGAATGCGCACCCGGCCCGCCGCCGGCCCTGTTCTCCTGCGCCATCTGCTCACCCACACGGCCGGGTTGACGTTCGGCTTCTACCACACGCATCCGGTCGACGCCCGGTACCGCGAGTCGGGCCTGGAGTACTCCGTGCCGCCGGGCGCCGATCTGGCCGAGACGGTCGAGGTGTACGCGCGGATGCCGCTGCAGTTCGAGCCGGGCACGCAGTGGAACTACTCGGTCGCCTCGAACGTGCTGGGCCGGGTGATCGAGGTGGTGTCCGGGCAGCCGCTGGATGCCTTCTTCGCCGAACGGATCCTCGGCCCGCTCGGCATGACCGACACCGGGTTCCACGTCACGGCCGAACAGGCGCCCCGGCTGGCCGAGTTGTACGGGGAGAGGGACGAGGGCGGGATCGCACCGGTGCCGGGGCTGCCGGTGCACGGCCGGCCCCGGTGCCTGTCCGGCAGCGGTGGCCTGGTGTCCTCGGCGTACGACTTCCACCGGTTCATGGAGATGCTGCGCCGGGGCGGCGAACTGGACGGCGTCCGGCTGCTGTCGGCGGACAGCGTCACGCTGATGACCGGCAACCGGCTGCCCGGCGGCGCCGTCCTGCGGGCCTTCGGCTCCCCGGTCCACCAGGAGCCCGGCAACGACGGTCTCGGCTTCGGCTTCAACGTCTCGGTGGTGGTGGACCCGTCCCGCACCCTGGCCCCGTCCAGCCTCGGCGCGTACGGCTGGACGGGCGTGGCCACGACCGCGTTCTGGGTCGACCCGGCCCACGAGCTGACGGTGCAGTTCATGACCCAGCTGCGCCCGCGGACGCTGAAGGTGTTCCCGCAGCTGCGGCGGCTGGTGAGCGAGACCCTCGTTCAGTGA
- a CDS encoding MFS transporter, with protein sequence MSVPVPAPASDAPAGQPWKAATAAWIGSALEYYDFFAYGSAAALIFPKVFFDASAPATATLLSLATFGVAYAARPLGALVLGHVGDRLGRKKIMVFTLLLMGLSTFLIGCLPTRAQAGSLAPVLLVLCRVLQGISAAGEQAGASSMSLEHAPEHRRGFFTSFTLSGTQGGQLIATLVFIPIARLPEDQLLSWGWRVPFWLSVAVAVVGYVIRRRLRETPAFAKQAAGEGVVRLPLAVLLREHWADVLRVIAGALIASVSTIFTVWALAYATSDAVGMSRTSMLWVGALANLVALAAIPLWATLSDRIGRRPVFLIGAVGSAAAMAGYLWAISTGSYPLTLALGIVAFGVLYSAANGVWPAFYGEMFATRVRLSGVAIGTQTGFAVAGFAVTFAARIAGPGGDDWSAVALFTAALCVPPVVAALSARETHTVPAELLGERDARRPAPAQRVTA encoded by the coding sequence GTGTCCGTGCCCGTCCCCGCACCCGCCTCCGACGCCCCTGCCGGCCAGCCCTGGAAGGCGGCGACGGCCGCCTGGATCGGCAGCGCGCTGGAGTACTACGACTTCTTCGCCTACGGCAGCGCCGCCGCACTGATCTTCCCGAAGGTGTTCTTCGACGCCTCCGCCCCGGCCACCGCCACCCTGCTCTCGCTGGCCACCTTCGGCGTCGCCTACGCCGCCCGGCCGCTCGGTGCCCTGGTGCTCGGGCATGTCGGCGACCGGCTCGGCCGCAAGAAGATCATGGTGTTCACGCTGCTCCTGATGGGCCTGTCGACCTTCCTGATCGGCTGTCTGCCCACCCGCGCCCAGGCCGGGTCGCTCGCGCCCGTCCTGCTCGTGCTCTGCCGTGTCCTGCAGGGCATATCGGCGGCCGGCGAGCAGGCCGGCGCCAGTTCCATGAGCCTGGAACACGCGCCGGAACACCGGCGCGGATTCTTCACCAGCTTCACGCTCAGCGGCACCCAGGGCGGCCAGCTCATCGCCACCCTCGTCTTCATCCCGATCGCCCGGCTGCCCGAGGACCAACTGCTCTCCTGGGGCTGGCGGGTGCCGTTCTGGCTGAGCGTGGCGGTCGCCGTCGTCGGCTACGTCATCCGGCGCCGGCTGCGCGAGACCCCGGCCTTCGCCAAGCAGGCGGCCGGCGAGGGCGTGGTGCGGCTGCCGCTCGCGGTGCTGCTGCGCGAGCACTGGGCGGACGTGCTGCGGGTGATCGCGGGCGCGCTCATCGCCTCGGTCAGCACGATCTTCACCGTGTGGGCACTGGCGTACGCCACCAGCGACGCGGTCGGCATGTCCCGTACGTCGATGCTGTGGGTCGGCGCCCTCGCCAACCTGGTGGCGCTGGCCGCGATCCCGCTGTGGGCGACGCTGTCGGACCGGATCGGGCGCCGCCCGGTGTTCCTGATCGGCGCGGTCGGCAGCGCGGCGGCGATGGCCGGCTACCTGTGGGCGATCTCCACCGGCTCCTACCCGTTGACCCTGGCCCTCGGCATCGTCGCCTTCGGCGTGCTCTACAGCGCCGCGAACGGCGTGTGGCCCGCCTTCTACGGCGAGATGTTCGCCACCCGGGTCCGGCTGTCCGGCGTGGCGATCGGCACGCAGACCGGCTTCGCGGTGGCCGGGTTCGCGGTCACCTTCGCCGCCCGGATCGCCGGCCCGGGCGGCGACGACTGGTCGGCGGTGGCCCTGTTCACGGCCGCACTGTGCGTACCGCCGGTCGTCGCCGCACTCTCGGCCCGCGAGACGCACACCGTCCCGGCGGAGCTGCTCGGAGAGCGGGACGCGCGGCGCCCGGCACCGGCACAGCGGGTCACGGCCTGA
- a CDS encoding TetR/AcrR family transcriptional regulator produces MTDYDSGLRERLVDVGVELLAAEGLSALTLREIARRAGVSHGAPRRYFPTHLELLSAIARRGFADLADRVGTAPGPGTDPRARVAALARTYLEFALDRPGMYELMFRHDLLESGHLGLRDTSLPLFELLAGLVGEVRPEADAREVAGALWANLHGIAQLWRWNSLQLAVGGKDFGPLLDAALAAHLGAVGGR; encoded by the coding sequence ATGACCGACTACGACAGCGGGTTGCGGGAGCGTCTGGTCGACGTGGGGGTGGAACTGCTGGCCGCCGAGGGGCTGTCGGCGCTGACCCTGCGGGAGATCGCGCGGCGCGCCGGGGTCTCGCACGGGGCGCCACGCCGTTACTTCCCCACCCATCTGGAGCTGCTGTCCGCCATCGCACGCCGCGGCTTCGCCGACCTGGCCGACCGAGTGGGGACGGCGCCCGGGCCCGGCACCGACCCCCGCGCCCGGGTGGCCGCGCTGGCACGGACGTATCTGGAGTTCGCGCTGGACCGGCCGGGGATGTACGAGCTGATGTTCCGTCATGATCTGCTGGAGAGCGGCCACTTGGGGTTGCGGGACACCAGTCTTCCGTTGTTCGAGCTGCTCGCCGGGCTGGTCGGTGAGGTGCGGCCGGAGGCCGACGCGCGCGAGGTGGCGGGCGCGCTGTGGGCGAACCTGCACGGGATCGCCCAGCTGTGGCGCTGGAACAGCCTGCAACTGGCCGTCGGCGGCAAGGACTTCGGGCCACTGCTCGATGCGGCGCTGGCGGCGCATCTGGGGGCGGTGGGGGGCCGGTGA
- a CDS encoding TetR family transcriptional regulator — MTSVEEPLRPGGRTRDAARTRAEILDVATQEFARAGYDGARVDEIAARTRTTKRMIYYYFGGKEQLFTAVLERAYGVIREAEQQLDVEHLDPVAAIRRLAELTLDHHEQHPDFIRLVSIENIHGAEHIAASEKLGRISSPALDVIRRILAAGQESGLFTADVDAVDLHAMISSFCFFRVANRHTFGALFGRDLVDPGRREHYRTMLGDMVIAYLTAERAGD; from the coding sequence ATGACCAGCGTCGAAGAACCCCTGCGCCCCGGCGGGCGGACGCGCGACGCCGCCCGTACCCGGGCCGAGATCCTCGACGTGGCCACGCAGGAGTTCGCGCGGGCCGGCTACGACGGCGCCCGGGTCGACGAGATAGCGGCCCGCACCCGCACCACCAAGCGGATGATCTACTACTACTTCGGCGGCAAGGAACAACTGTTCACGGCGGTGCTGGAGCGGGCGTACGGCGTGATCCGGGAGGCCGAGCAGCAGCTCGACGTCGAGCACCTGGACCCGGTCGCGGCGATCCGGCGCCTGGCCGAGCTGACCTTGGACCACCACGAGCAGCACCCGGACTTCATCCGCCTGGTCAGCATCGAGAACATCCATGGCGCCGAGCACATCGCGGCCTCCGAGAAGCTCGGGAGGATCAGCTCCCCGGCCCTGGACGTGATCCGCCGCATCCTCGCCGCCGGGCAGGAGTCCGGGCTGTTCACGGCCGACGTGGACGCGGTCGACCTGCACGCGATGATCAGCTCGTTCTGCTTCTTCCGGGTCGCCAACCGGCACACCTTCGGCGCCCTGTTCGGCCGCGACCTGGTGGACCCGGGCCGGCGCGAGCACTACCGCACCATGCTCGGCGACATGGTCATCGCCTACCTGACGGCGGAACGGGCCGGCGACTGA
- a CDS encoding PPOX class F420-dependent oxidoreductase codes for MTDDSTQNALLDLLSAGHGGTLVTLKQDGRPQLSNVSHAYYPDERTIRISVTDDRAKTRNLRRDPRASYHVTSADRWEYTVAEGTAELSPVARDPHDETVEELVRLYRDVLGEHPDWDDYRAAMVRDRRLVVRLRVDRVYGIPKQG; via the coding sequence ATGACCGACGACTCCACCCAGAACGCACTGCTCGACCTGCTCTCCGCAGGCCACGGCGGCACCCTGGTCACCCTCAAGCAGGACGGCCGCCCCCAGCTGTCCAATGTCAGCCATGCCTACTACCCCGACGAGCGGACCATCCGCATCTCCGTCACCGACGACCGCGCCAAGACCCGCAACCTGCGCCGCGATCCCCGCGCCTCCTACCACGTGACCAGCGCAGACCGCTGGGAGTACACCGTCGCCGAGGGCACGGCCGAACTGAGCCCGGTCGCCCGGGACCCGCACGACGAGACGGTCGAGGAGCTGGTCCGGCTCTACCGTGACGTCCTCGGCGAACACCCCGACTGGGACGACTACCGGGCGGCGATGGTCCGCGACCGCCGGCTGGTGGTGCGGCTGCGGGTGGACCGGGTGTACGGGATCCCCAAGCAAGGCTGA
- the ribA gene encoding GTP cyclohydrolase II, giving the protein MTENNGVNIGAVGAKSARRSGTERVVNAPLPTVYGKFQAIGYLDHDRGDEQVALVYGEIGTENVLTRLHSECLTGDAFGSRHCECGDQLAAALRAVVAEGSGIVVYLRGHEGRGIGLLAKLRAMALQAEGLDTVEANLALGLPVDARDYRVAAEMLRDLGVRSVRLMSNNPRKREALVRHGIQVAERVPLLIEPCESNITYLRTKRERLDHILPHLDAVAHGS; this is encoded by the coding sequence ATGACAGAAAACAACGGCGTCAACATCGGCGCAGTGGGCGCGAAGTCCGCGCGGCGATCGGGCACGGAACGCGTCGTGAATGCACCCCTGCCCACCGTGTACGGCAAGTTCCAGGCGATCGGCTACCTGGACCACGACCGCGGTGACGAGCAAGTGGCCCTGGTGTACGGCGAGATCGGCACCGAGAACGTGCTCACCCGGCTGCACTCCGAGTGCCTGACCGGGGACGCGTTCGGCTCCCGGCACTGCGAGTGCGGCGACCAGCTGGCGGCCGCGCTGCGCGCCGTCGTCGCCGAAGGCAGCGGCATCGTCGTGTACCTGCGCGGCCACGAGGGCCGCGGCATCGGCCTGCTGGCCAAGCTGCGCGCGATGGCCCTGCAGGCGGAGGGCCTGGACACGGTGGAGGCGAACCTCGCGCTCGGCCTGCCCGTCGACGCCCGCGACTACCGCGTCGCCGCCGAGATGCTGCGCGACCTCGGCGTGCGCTCGGTACGGCTGATGTCCAACAACCCGCGCAAGCGGGAGGCACTCGTCCGGCACGGCATCCAGGTCGCCGAGCGCGTGCCCCTGCTGATCGAGCCGTGCGAGAGCAACATCACCTACCTGCGCACCAAGCGCGAGCGGCTGGACCACATCCTGCCCCACCTGGACGCCGTCGCCCATGGCTCCTGA
- a CDS encoding creatininase family protein yields MSGSGVRAAAHGVMPADTTEDVRARGALATAQVAVLPVGSFEQHGPFLPLATDTLVACAVAREIAAAYPVHLLPPVTVSCSHEHAGWPGTVSISAVTLHAVVRDIAASLRRGGVDALVVVNGHGGNYVLGHVVQEASARGERMALFPAVEDWEAARDRAGVETSLLTDMHAGEIETSILLHAHPEFVRPGYESADFVADDRRHLLTVGMSAYTESGVIGRPSLGSAEKGKELLAALVESFSAVFALLTAPDDAGDVRA; encoded by the coding sequence ATGAGTGGTTCGGGCGTGCGTGCGGCGGCACACGGGGTGATGCCGGCGGACACCACGGAAGACGTACGGGCGCGGGGGGCGCTCGCCACGGCACAGGTGGCCGTCCTGCCCGTCGGCAGCTTCGAACAGCACGGGCCCTTCCTTCCGCTGGCGACCGACACCCTGGTCGCCTGTGCCGTGGCGCGTGAGATCGCCGCCGCATACCCGGTGCACCTCCTTCCTCCGGTGACGGTCTCCTGCTCGCACGAGCACGCCGGGTGGCCGGGGACCGTCAGCATCTCCGCCGTGACGCTCCACGCGGTGGTCCGGGACATCGCGGCGTCGCTGCGCCGCGGCGGGGTCGACGCGCTCGTGGTGGTCAACGGGCACGGCGGCAACTACGTGCTGGGCCACGTCGTCCAGGAGGCGTCCGCGCGCGGTGAGCGGATGGCGCTGTTCCCGGCCGTCGAGGACTGGGAGGCCGCCCGGGATCGGGCGGGGGTCGAGACCTCGCTGCTCACCGACATGCATGCCGGGGAAATCGAGACCTCGATTCTTCTGCACGCTCATCCTGAATTCGTCCGCCCTGGCTACGAGTCCGCCGATTTCGTCGCGGACGACCGTCGTCATCTGCTCACCGTGGGAATGTCCGCCTATACCGAATCGGGCGTCATCGGCCGTCCTTCCCTGGGGTCGGCGGAAAAGGGGAAGGAACTGCTGGCAGCCCTGGTGGAATCCTTCTCGGCGGTGTTCGCGCTGCTCACCGCGCCCGACGACGCCGGGGACGTCCGGGCGTAG